A stretch of DNA from Coccidioides posadasii str. Silveira chromosome 4, complete sequence:
ACAAATGCTTCAGATTTGCTTGAAATAGGTCGAGGGTGGCCATCCAGACCAAGGCAACGGGTGGAAACTCCTGAGCCCGAGTCAATTGATGAAATCAGAGCATGGAACGCATTTGAAAGAGCACGAGAAATCCAAGAAGTTCCTAACTCCAACCGGCGAAAGCGGAAATCCCCTACCGCTTCTCCCGCCGAACCCGAACAACCCCAACCTGAGCGCAGATTAAAACGACCTCGGACCCGAAGACCAGAGGAATTAGCAGAGCTCTTAGAGCGTGGAGAATCTTCCAGAGCGGCAAGGCCTGTCAACTCTGCTGGAAGTCCGTCTACAGAGTCTGGGCCAACATTTTTGCAATCACTTTTGAAAGAAGTCGAGGATTCATCCGGCCCTCACCGCATTAATGGCACGCTTCCTAACGCAAACATCCCTGGCCAGTGTGTGGACTCAACCTCACCTGGGCCATCGTCTCCTGCGTTATCACCAGCTTCTTCGAACCGCTCCTCCCCTCATCCATCATCCTACACCAGTCCTCAACTTACCAACGGTCCAACTACTCCTATCTCATCTACGTCTGACGCAGCGCTTTCCTCACCTGAATTTTCTCCCTCATGCTCTCCAGCACACGATGCTGCTGGGGTAGATCAAACTCGCCTTTCCCGTCAGCTGAGACGGCTCCAACCAAGAAGAGACAACAATGATTCCTCGTCACCATCACGCCTCCGGTCGATAGAATCCTCTCCCACACGCTCCGAACTTTCACTCCATGTTAAGTCCGATCTGCAAAAGATCGTTCGGGCCGCTTTGAAGCCCCATTATCGCAAGCACCTCGTCACGAAAGAAGAATATACTGAAATAAACAAGCGGATATCTCGTATGTTGTACGAATTTGCCGCATCCAAAGAGTCTGGAGACCCCATGGATGCGGAGAGCAAGGCAAGGTGGGCTCATATTGCCAACAACGAGGTGATGAAAGCTGTACAAAGAATCCAAGAACTAAAATCCAACGAAGCAAGCGATAGCAGCGGTGCCGCTTCATCTTGATGGGGTTATCCCATGTTGCAATATACCATGTATTATCATGTTTTTCTACGATGATCCTGTCATAATGCGCTGTCTGCATAGCATGGTGTTCTCTGGTTACAGCGTGGCATATTGCGCGGCTATAAATTTGATTTCAGGCGCCATATGGGTGGTTGGGCATAAAAGGATTTAGTCCACGGCTAGGAGGAAAGGACCCTTGCGTTGTTATTTGTTCTTTCTTCACTGGAAATATCGCTGTTACTCTACATTATCATCCCCGGCCTATAATCAATTTGAATGGTTCCAACCATTAACTTCCAACCTATTTGCAGCGTCCCTGTAGTGAATAGATCTTTTTGATCTCAGCTAAACACTTCGCTACATAGAATTTCGAAAACCCTACGTGGAAGGTATCCAGGGTTGATGGGAATGGGACCATCAAAATCCTCTACTAAGGTGGATGGGAGAACGCGTGTTCCAGTTTTACCCCAGCCGATGGCCGTTCGAGGGGGTGAATACTATAATAAGTATGGAAGGGGatcctttttcttcaaacTTGAAAGAAGCACACCACTCGTCATCCGTCTACCAGGCCCCGGCTGCTTTGTTAGGCGCCTGACAAGACACTATATCTCTCTGGTTGGCCACACTGATTCGACGTGGATGATCGGATGAGGGGATTAAGGTTGGCGAGAGTGGCAGATTGCAAGAGTGATCAGCATCAAGCATACTGCTCTCTCAGAAAAAACGTGCCGCAGCCATGCAGATCCAAAATGTTCGTGGCTAACAGTGGGCAAGGCGTTTGTTAACTAGTTTGCTTTGTTTGCACCCACTCCGCACTCCGCATTTGCCGGGGGCCAAGCAAGAAGCTTGATTCCAGCCGTCGATTCGTCTGCTAACAAGGATGCCGAAGCCCATAACGTTATGCTTCGATTCCATCACTCGTGCCACCACTTTCCTGCGGCCCTTGTCGCCAATCGATGCGTATTCCTGCTGGCATGGCCCGGTGCCGTTCCATCCGCTTAGCGCTCGTGAGGCGTCTGGGCAGGTGTCGAACCACGATGCCCAGTGGTAACCTCGGCTTGATGAAGCAATAACGGGGTTGAAGCGATTGTTCGCCCAAGGCTATTATCAATCAGCTcgttttaaaaaaaatagcAATGGCTCTGCTATTGGCTCTACCAAATAATGATCGATGTCATTATTGGTTAGTGATCTCAATTATATCATGCCGTTTTGGATTCGGCTTTAGTACTTTTTGTCCCGGCCTTCAGATAATTATTTATCGTTGTGAAAGTGCTGCAattgctttctcttctttctgcTATCTTTTTGGGACTTATTTAACCCCATCATGCCGATTATCGCGATTGCTCAATTGTATTAGGACTACGAATTTTGACGTAGGCCACGTTTCCCTCTTCAACGCCGTTGGAACTCCAAGACGCTCGGCGAGTCAAGCTTTTCTGTATGCCTGTTAAACCTTCTCTGTCAAAGCATATGTCAGGATGGATGCTGAGAAGCATCCACCATCGGAGCCGCCGCTTGAATCTGGTTCTACAACGCCACTTCAACACGTCTCCGGCCGTACTCCTCGCAGCGCAACTTCAGACGATAGCATAGGCAGTGATGCCACCGAAACTGAAGGCGGAATTCCGCAGGAACTTCCGTCATTGAAAACTCCCAAACACATTCAATACAACACAGATCTCGAGAAGGGCCCGGGCGGCTCTCAGTCTGAAAATTTACAGGCGGCCGTTCAACATGTAGACTCAAATCTGGTGGACTGGGACGGACCGTCAGACCCGGAGAACCCCATGAATTGGGGCCTCGCGAAGAAATGGTACATAACCATGATGATGTCGGCAATGACGTTTTGCATCACGTTTTCCAGCAGTGTGTTCAGTCAGGCAACTGCTGTCACAGCGAAGGTTTATGGCGTTTCGACAGAAGTAACCACATTGGCAACGAGCTTTGTTGTTTTGGTGAGTCTTGTGGACCGACATCTCCGGCTAGGATATCAATTTACCGCTAACATGCTTTGAAAGGGATTCGCACTTGGCCCGCTGGTATTCGGGCCGCTCTCTGAGCTGTACGGTCGCCCAAGACCTCTTTTTGTTGGGTTTATTATCTCTGCAATATTCCAGATTCCTGTAGCTGTTGCTCAGAATATAGAGACGATATTGATATGCCGGTTTTTTATTGGAATGTTTGGCTCTGCAGCCATGGCGATTGTGGGCGGAGTTCTCGTGGATCTATGGGATCCCGTTAGTCGAGGAATAGCTGGCGCTACATTTGCCTCGTCTACGTTTATTGGTCCGATAGCAGGACCTATTGTTGGCGGGTTTATTGTCCATTCGCACCTTGGATGGCGCTGGACCGCCTGGATCACGCTCATCTTAAAAGCCGTCATAGGCTGCATTTGTGTGCTCACGATACCTGAAACCTTCGGCCCATTGTTATTGCAGCGCCGCGCTGCTCGTCTTCGAAAGGAGACTGGCAACCCGGCCCTTCGCACGGCCCTCGATGACGCCCGCCCCACGATGCAAGACATCTTTTCAAAATACTTTAGTCGTCCGTTGAAAATGCTCGTACTGGAACCCATCCTCCTGCTAATCACTCTCTATCTTGCGATCACATATGGAATCCTTtacctcttcttcttcgcctaCCCAATCTCGTTCCAAGAAGTTCGTGGCTGGAAACACCCTGGCGTCGCTGCGCTACCGTTCATAGGACTCTTCATTGGGATCCTCGCTGGCTGTATGTTTGTCGTTTACTTCACGAGAACACGCTTCGCGCGTAAGATGCGAGAAGCAGGATCCGTTGTGCCCGAAGAGCGTCTCCCGCCAATGATCGCGGCCGCCTTTATTCTTCCTGCAGGCCTCTTCTGGTTCTCATGGACCTCCTCTCCTACAATTTCCTGGATTCCGCAAGTGATTTCTGGGATACCCACTGGCTTCGGAATAATCGTTATCTTCTTACAGGGGCTCAATTATCTTACggatatatatatgatgTTCACGAATTCTGCGTTTGCGGCCAACACGCTTGTTCGGAGCGGGTTCGGCGCCGCGTTCCCGCTGTTTGCGGCGCAGATGTTCCATAAGCTAGGTGTCCGGTGGGCAGGCAGTCTTTTGGGGTTTTTGACCGTGGCCATGATTCCGGTGCCGATGCTGTTTTATGTGTACGGGAATAAAATCAGGGCGATGAGTCGGTTCAGCCCAAAGTTATAGAACGAAGTACATAATAGCATAGTTCATAATATATCGCATTGAATCACAAGCATTGCAGCATACACTGAAGCTCCCCTTTTTCCTGGTTCGCTGATCGTTGAGGAGGATATCTGTGTTATGTAATCAAGCCCGTGTGGTTAGTTAATTATCTCCACGTGACAGTATGGGCAGCTAAGCCCGATCTGGCAGAAAGTGGATACCTTGGCCACGCTGCGACGCGTGAGGGGAGATTAGCTCAGCGCCAGGTCGCGCTTCAGTCGAGAAAATAACAGATTCGCAGGCCGTTGTGAGGCTTCCGTGACGGTTTTTGCTCCGTCACATAACGCTTGAAACTCCAGGCTGCAGGCCCACCTGTCAGAGCTCGAGTCGATCCGCCAGCTTTTCTCAACGCATACGCACGTTCAGTGGATGGCACTCAGCTTCAACACGCTGAATCCTAAAGGGCAACGCGGTTTTGGAATTGGCCCCGTGGTGGATGCTGCGATTGAGCAAGGGTAGGGCTGCGAATTAAAGATGCCGTCGCGCAATCGGCAAGCGCATTCATCCGCAACAGAGGCAGTGGAGGAGGAACAGACCGGTCTTCGTCGACTCCGCTTCAACGAGCCGATCTCATGGCGGGCAGGCAGACAGATTCTCGTGGCGGATTTGCTTCGGCGACTGGAATCTCTCGCTGCTGAGCTGCGGGAGCTCGACCAGGAAGATACGGATAGAGATTCGTTGACAAAGGTCTCACAGGACCTGGCGAGCGGACATCTTCTCGGACACAGAGATAAAGGCGTCAGAGCCTGGACAGCATGCTGTGTGGTGGACATATTGCGCTTATGCGCGCCGGATGCGCCGTTCACTGCGAACCAATTGAAAGTAGGACTCTTCTCCCGACATAGGTCAAGTTATCAGGAGGCGTTCCCAGCTGATGAATGCCTTGTGGAAAAAAATAGGATATTTTCACCATGATCGTCACTTCTATATTACCCGCTCTTGCAAATCCGTCCAATGCCTATAATGACCAGCATGTCTACGTTCTATCATCGCTAGCCGAGGTCAAAAGCATCATTTTGTTGACCGACCTTGATGCGCCTGATACGTTGATCCTCCCGCTCTTCTCGTCTTGCTTCGATATCGTCTCTGGATCGTCGAAGGCTTCCACTGGTGAACCTTTAGCGAAGAACGTGGAGTACGACATGATACGGCTTCTAGTGCCCGTTATTGATGAAGCATCCAGCCTTGCCCCAGAAGTGGTGGATGCGATTATTGCCCAATTTCTTCGTGTCGATCCACGACTTCTGGATGGTTCCGGAAATTCCAAAAGTAAAAAAGATGCCGTGGTTGATACGAAGCAGGCAACCTTATTGATGAAGGATTATCCTCCGGCATATAATATGGCAAAGGCGATATGCAACGCATGTCCTGAAAAGATGACGAGCTATGTTAGTCAATATTTCAATAACGTTATTATCGATGCGTCGGAATCAACGTCCAATGGACACTCAAAGCGCCATCGTCATATTGATCTTGGCGATTCCGACGAGGAGGGAGAAAATGTTAAAGAATTAGACAAGGCACATCGGTTGATACGGGAATTATGGCGTGCTTGTCCAGATGTTTTGCAAAACGTGATACCCCAGCTGGAAGCAGAGCTTTCTGCGGAGTCGATGTCCCTTCGATTGCTTGCGACACGGACAATCGGCGATCTAGCTTCTGGTATCGGCGTGGCAGGACCGCCTCCGCCTGCGTCCATGGATCCAGCTGCATACCCTCCAACGTCACTTAATAGCGAATCTGGATCTGAAATTTCGACTTCCTCGAATGCATTATTAACGCCTTTGTCTCCCAGGCCTTTTTCGCAAGCCCATTCTGCCGCATATGAAAGCTTCCTAACCCGACGACATGATAAGTCCGCATCAGTGCGTGCTGCCTGGGCCACTGCGATTGGGCGGATTTTACTCACTTCTGCCGGTGGCTCGGGTTTGAGCGATGACGAGGAGAAAGACTTGATGGAAGGGCTTAAAAGGATGCTAGTAGACGCCGACGAGAAGGTTAGGATTGCAGCTGTGAAAGTTCTTGGAACTTTCTCCTTCCCCAACGTGATCAGAAAGCTTGGTATAGACGGCGGGCTCTCGGAATCGGACTCCCTTCTCTCCACTTTGGCCGAACGGGTGAAAGATCGAAAACATGCGGTTCGTCAACATGCTATGACCATTCTCGGAACAATGTGGGCCGTAGCCGCGGGGGAGATTGAGGTGAATAATGAGCTGGTTGTCCCCATCCTCAAAGACGCTCCGTCAAGGATACTCGAAGCTTATTACACTAATATCAATGAAGTCCACGTTCTTCTTGATCACGTCATATTCGAAATCTTACTTCCCCTGACCTATCCTCCGCTTAAAATGAAACGCTCGAAAACCGAGTCAAGCCAGTCGCGAAAAGCAAAATCCGCCGAAGAAGAGCAAATTGACCCAGAGGCCATACGTGTCCGCCGAATCTTGACCTTGGCGAAGAATTTAGACGAAAAGGCGAAGACAGTACTCTTTGCTCTTCAAGGTCGACAATTGAATATGAGGACCTTTGTGAGCTTCTATCTACAAGCCTGCGAGGAATATAATGTGAGCTTTACCCTTTTCTTAACCGACGTTGATCAGTGCTCACTAGCTCTACGTAGGGAGGCGTGATGGATAGCAACGAAGATGCGATTAAGACCAGGTTGACGAAGGTTATTGATTCTTTATCGAAGACTTTCCCTGACTCCTCGCTTGTATCGGCCGATCTGTGGAAATTTGCAAAAATGCATGATCGCCGCAGTTATCAGCTTATACGTTTTGCCATGGCTGCTACATCGGACTACCGAACTGTGACCAAAGCCATTAGAGAGCTAACAAGTCGTATCCAATCAAACACCTCGGCCACTTCATCCATGCTTGGAAACCTTCTTCCGTTGGTCTATCGGAGTAGCTCCTTGATCTTCAACCGAAGCCATGTACCCGCCACGATGAAAATATCGAGAACTGACGAGTTGGGATTGGGAAATATAGCACACGAGATGTTACGAGAGATTTCGTCACATAATCCGGAGGTGCTTGAAGCACATGTACAGGAAATGTGCAAAGATTTAGAATCCCATGCTCCTACAGCTAATCTCCCAGACGACCCAGGTGTGGAGGAGATCCTAAAAGCTTGTGCGGGGTTCGCGAAGAAACTCCCGAATAAGCTACCAAAGGAACGAAAGTTCTTAACTGCACTGTCAAACTATGCGTTATACAGCTCATATCCTCACGCGGCTAAAAATGCGGTTACGATTCTCATGGCCGCTGCGGAGAGGAAGGAGATGTACGCTAGGGATCTGATCAAAAAAAGTATCCACGGATGTTCATACGGCTCTGAACACTTCCTTACCAAACTTGCTACGATCTCACAGCTAAACCTCCTTGTCCCACGAGAAGTTGATGAAGAAGGGGATACGGTCCTCGATATTGCGACCAAGCAGATCCTGCTCGCTAACCTTAATCCTGAACCGGATTCGGAATATGCATGGTCTGCCACGATGGATGAAGAGACCTCAGCGAAAGAATGGGCGCTCAAAATCCTTGTGAACCGGATCCGGTCAAAAGAAATCtccgaagaagatgaaagcCACTTTCGGGAATATGCCCAACCTGTATATACTATTCTCCACACCCTCATTGCGAACTGGGGTGAGCTCTCTAAAGCGAGAGATACCCCTGTGTCTCAGAAGTCAAGGCTTCGCCTTCTGGCTGCGAAATCTGTTCTTAAATTATGCGCAGCTCGCCCCCTGTGCGATCGGATGCTTACTGCCGCCCATTTTAACTCGCTTGCCCTAGTTGCCATGGATCCCCTGTTAGAAGTGAGATCTGAATTTATATCCCAGCTGAAAAAGAAACTGGTGCAACCACCGCATCTTTCTCCTCGTTGGTATACTATCACATTTTTACTAGCGTTTGAGCCAGTTACCAGCTTGTATGATAGCACCTTGACCTGGCTCCGGTCCCGCACTGCATTCTTCTCTCGACAAGTCCAAGGCAAATCTTCAGAACAGCAGACACTAATGGAGTCTCTCTTTGCACGCCTCCTGTCTCTCCTTGCCCATCATCCTGATTATCCGCCTGAGGACTCCGATGAGTCGACTAAAGCTAAGGACTTACTCGATTTCACACGCTATATCCTATTTTACCTTACTGCAGTTGCAAACGAAAACaatctttctttaatttTCCACATTGCCCAACGCGTGAAGCAGACGCGAGATGCAATATCGGAGACTGAGTCGGATGTGATATCCACCAGACTTCATACGTTGTCCGATCTTTCACAAGCCACAATACGCGGCTTTGCAGAGGTATATTCCCAACAGCACAAGATTGGCGGCAGCAGCGGAAGTGGAGCTGCAAATATCCTACAGACTTATCCAGGCAAGATGAGACTTCCCGGTTCTTTATTTACTACACTCAGCAGCCATCGCGAGGCTCAGGAGATCGCCACGAAAAATTTCCTGCCGCAAGAAGTCGACGAGCGCTTAGATAAGAAAGTTCGAGATTTTATGAGGCCTAAAACGCACGCAGGCAGAAAACGGAAAGTTGAGCTAGGACATGGCGACAAAAGCCGCGACGAAGCAATGGGATCTGCTAAGAAGCCACGCAGGGAGAAAAGTATCCGGAGAAAGTCATCTTCTGGAACAGCCGGAGCTAAGCCTACCAAACGGAGAAaagcagatgaagatgattgGGAGAGTGACGGCGGAGAGACTCGCAAGAAATATTCCGGTTCCTCTGTTTCTGCTGCTCGACGACGAAGTGGTCGCGGATTAACGAAGACGGATATCAATTATGCCGAAGAAGATAGTGATGAGGCTGATAAGGAGATGGAAAAATGGAATACAAGCCATGGTCGGAAGGAAAAGGTGGAAAATAACTATGACTCTCCCGATTCAGATGATGAAGAGCAGCTGTCCGAGCTTTCTTCCAACAATAGCGATAAGGGAACACCGCCATCAGACGAGGAGCCCGGCGAAGACGCTGATATGAGCGGCGTCGAGAAGTCATCTACACCGCCTCCCCAGGCTCGAAGAAGCTCCAGGTCTAAAATTTCGCTGTCCCCCGTCGTCCCAAAAGCCGGGAGGGGCAGGCCACCAAAGTCAAGACCGAAGGAAGTGGAAGAAAATTCAGCGAAGAAAACTACAGGGGGTAGAGTGACACGTCGAGGTCGTTGAAGCGTGATAATTTCCTATATAATCCACCGTTGACTATATACGTGGTAGCTTCCTGGCAGCAAAGCCTTGTGTTTCCCTTTTCTACGTGTTCCACCCCGAAACTATTTCCGATGTATATGTGCCTTATTTCCCAGTGATTCTCATCTTCACTTTGATTTTAGGGTCGATTTTTCACTACGAGTGAGTAGTTATGCGACTTGAACAGTCTCCCTTCCGTCGACTAGCTAGTCAGTTCTGAGGTTCTTCAAGTGCAAATCTAGCGGTTCATGTATGATGTTAGCAGCCTTTACAGATTAAATATGACCCTGTGTTTTCCCTATGCCTACGATGCGCGAAGCTTGTGGGAAGATTCGAGTTAGCCAACGGTGGGTTCTGAGAGCATGCAAGTAAATATTGCCTGTGCTGCAATTCAATTCTTTCAGGGCAGGTTAATCTTCATCGGTATAGCGGGTCATGAAGGGACCAGCGCTTCAAACAT
This window harbors:
- a CDS encoding uncharacterized protein (EggNog:ENOG410PFTW~COG:G~TransMembrane:12 (i112-132o152-169i181-197o209-230i237-260o272-298i345-369o381-404i425-444o456-477i489-512o518-540i)~BUSCO:6262at33183); translated protein: MDAEKHPPSEPPLESGSTTPLQHVSGRTPRSATSDDSIGSDATETEGGIPQELPSLKTPKHIQYNTDLEKGPGGSQSENLQAAVQHVDSNLVDWDGPSDPENPMNWGLAKKWYITMMMSAMTFCITFSSSVFSQATAVTAKVYGVSTEVTTLATSFVVLGFALGPLVFGPLSELYGRPRPLFVGFIISAIFQIPVAVAQNIETILICRFFIGMFGSAAMAIVGGVLVDLWDPVSRGIAGATFASSTFIGPIAGPIVGGFIVHSHLGWRWTAWITLILKAVIGCICVLTIPETFGPLLLQRRAARLRKETGNPALRTALDDARPTMQDIFSKYFSRPLKMLVLEPILLLITLYLAITYGILYLFFFAYPISFQEVRGWKHPGVAALPFIGLFIGILAGCMFVVYFTRTRFARKMREAGSVVPEERLPPMIAAAFILPAGLFWFSWTSSPTISWIPQVISGIPTGFGIIVIFLQGLNYLTDIYMMFTNSAFAANTLVRSGFGAAFPLFAAQMFHKLGVRWAGSLLGFLTVAMIPVPMLFYVYGNKIRAMSRFSPKL
- a CDS encoding uncharacterized protein (BUSCO:24198at4751~EggNog:ENOG410PFZ5~COG:D~BUSCO:474at33183), encoding MPSRNRQAHSSATEAVEEEQTGLRRLRFNEPISWRAGRQILVADLLRRLESLAAELRELDQEDTDRDSLTKVSQDLASGHLLGHRDKGVRAWTACCVVDILRLCAPDAPFTANQLKDIFTMIVTSILPALANPSNAYNDQHVYVLSSLAEVKSIILLTDLDAPDTLILPLFSSCFDIVSGSSKASTGEPLAKNVEYDMIRLLVPVIDEASSLAPEVVDAIIAQFLRVDPRLLDGSGNSKSKKDAVVDTKQATLLMKDYPPAYNMAKAICNACPEKMTSYVSQYFNNVIIDASESTSNGHSKRHRHIDLGDSDEEGENVKELDKAHRLIRELWRACPDVLQNVIPQLEAELSAESMSLRLLATRTIGDLASGIGVAGPPPPASMDPAAYPPTSLNSESGSEISTSSNALLTPLSPRPFSQAHSAAYESFLTRRHDKSASVRAAWATAIGRILLTSAGGSGLSDDEEKDLMEGLKRMLVDADEKVRIAAVKVLGTFSFPNVIRKLGIDGGLSESDSLLSTLAERVKDRKHAVRQHAMTILGTMWAVAAGEIEVNNELVVPILKDAPSRILEAYYTNINEVHVLLDHVIFEILLPLTYPPLKMKRSKTESSQSRKAKSAEEEQIDPEAIRVRRILTLAKNLDEKAKTVLFALQGRQLNMRTFVSFYLQACEEYNGGVMDSNEDAIKTRLTKVIDSLSKTFPDSSLVSADLWKFAKMHDRRSYQLIRFAMAATSDYRTVTKAIRELTSRIQSNTSATSSMLGNLLPLVYRSSSLIFNRSHVPATMKISRTDELGLGNIAHEMLREISSHNPEVLEAHVQEMCKDLESHAPTANLPDDPGVEEILKACAGFAKKLPNKLPKERKFLTALSNYALYSSYPHAAKNAVTILMAAAERKEMYARDLIKKSIHGCSYGSEHFLTKLATISQLNLLVPREVDEEGDTVLDIATKQILLANLNPEPDSEYAWSATMDEETSAKEWALKILVNRIRSKEISEEDESHFREYAQPVYTILHTLIANWGELSKARDTPVSQKSRLRLLAAKSVLKLCAARPLCDRMLTAAHFNSLALVAMDPLLEVRSEFISQLKKKLVQPPHLSPRWYTITFLLAFEPVTSLYDSTLTWLRSRTAFFSRQVQGKSSEQQTLMESLFARLLSLLAHHPDYPPEDSDESTKAKDLLDFTRYILFYLTAVANENNLSLIFHIAQRVKQTRDAISETESDVISTRLHTLSDLSQATIRGFAEVYSQQHKIGGSSGSGAANILQTYPGKMRLPGSLFTTLSSHREAQEIATKNFLPQEVDERLDKKVRDFMRPKTHAGRKRKVELGHGDKSRDEAMGSAKKPRREKSIRRKSSSGTAGAKPTKRRKADEDDWESDGGETRKKYSGSSVSAARRRSGRGLTKTDINYAEEDSDEADKEMEKWNTSHGRKEKVENNYDSPDSDDEEQLSELSSNNSDKGTPPSDEEPGEDADMSGVEKSSTPPPQARRSSRSKISLSPVVPKAGRGRPPKSRPKEVEENSAKKTTGGRVTRRGR
- a CDS encoding uncharacterized protein (SECRETED:SignalP(1-15)~EggNog:ENOG410QD8E~COG:O~BUSCO:5022at33183), producing MLTALLIGSVISSYAVEDRVQVAEIDPTLIIDDLVDDSDSQPCPICGDDDNEDLLLLCDGCDTASHTYCVGLDSVPSGPWFCCHCEGHRPLQSEPSRPRNRSSRRTRADVRRTRTRNQIQALHWARVWQSVWDHLNLDLDFPFDDEQAADRIIQQRRREAANRREFRTWERRFRQPGRTPTTTRFRTNASDLLEIGRGWPSRPRQRVETPEPESIDEIRAWNAFERAREIQEVPNSNRRKRKSPTASPAEPEQPQPERRLKRPRTRRPEELAELLERGESSRAARPVNSAGSPSTESGPTFLQSLLKEVEDSSGPHRINGTLPNANIPGQCVDSTSPGPSSPALSPASSNRSSPHPSSYTSPQLTNGPTTPISSTSDAALSSPEFSPSCSPAHDAAGVDQTRLSRQLRRLQPRRDNNDSSSPSRLRSIESSPTRSELSLHVKSDLQKIVRAALKPHYRKHLVTKEEYTEINKRISRMLYEFAASKESGDPMDAESKARWAHIANNEVMKAVQRIQELKSNEASDSSGAASS